A region from the Chthonomonadales bacterium genome encodes:
- a CDS encoding PKD domain-containing protein: MMTSIGRRCGFLVAGAAWALAASGTLAPARADTTVYQGQSAASSGIVVSPWGSGEAKDSEEYVYTGAHSIRVTTHGYYQGARIQFQKPVDMQSALTDKNMYLDMALYLPDEQDARSRRGSGMLGPGSSGVFGPGGGPPGFPGGQGRGTRRGGGVPGGPGGVPGGPGGGPGGLLGPGGPGGASDTSGLSAPEPLKHIRLVLVTTDDKKAEVLLPLENAVPTRDRWKTVAVPTSTITGLQGSSGQVKEIRLFGDSTGVFYVGQIRLVSDQTPIRVDDLPDMTVAINDPVTFTASAEGGVSPLQYEWTLVRPEEPAPEKLPVDAEGRTFKHKFRKSGDYTVYLTARDAYGLKAPATRKAQVHVTL; this comes from the coding sequence ATGATGACGAGCATAGGCAGACGGTGCGGATTCCTTGTCGCTGGCGCGGCCTGGGCCCTGGCGGCTTCGGGCACGTTGGCCCCGGCGCGCGCCGACACGACGGTCTACCAGGGACAGTCGGCCGCGAGCTCCGGTATCGTCGTGAGCCCCTGGGGCAGCGGCGAGGCGAAGGACTCCGAGGAGTACGTCTACACCGGCGCGCACTCGATCCGGGTGACGACTCACGGCTACTACCAGGGAGCGCGCATCCAGTTCCAGAAGCCAGTCGACATGCAGAGCGCCCTGACCGACAAGAACATGTACCTGGACATGGCGCTCTACCTGCCGGATGAGCAGGACGCGCGTAGCCGGCGCGGATCTGGTATGTTGGGGCCGGGCTCCAGCGGCGTGTTTGGGCCGGGCGGCGGCCCCCCGGGGTTTCCGGGCGGCCAGGGTCGCGGCACGCGGCGCGGCGGCGGTGTTCCCGGCGGGCCCGGCGGGGTTCCTGGCGGACCAGGCGGTGGGCCAGGCGGTCTGCTCGGCCCTGGTGGCCCCGGCGGAGCGAGCGACACCTCGGGACTCAGCGCGCCGGAGCCTCTCAAGCACATCCGTCTCGTGCTCGTGACCACCGACGACAAGAAGGCCGAGGTCCTGCTGCCGCTGGAGAACGCGGTGCCGACCCGCGACCGATGGAAGACCGTGGCCGTGCCCACCAGCACGATCACGGGCCTGCAGGGCTCGAGCGGGCAGGTCAAGGAGATCCGCCTGTTCGGCGACTCCACCGGCGTCTTCTACGTGGGACAGATCCGCCTGGTGAGCGACCAGACGCCCATCCGGGTCGACGACCTGCCCGACATGACCGTAGCGATCAACGATCCCGTGACCTTCACGGCCTCCGCCGAGGGCGGCGTCTCGCCCCTCCAGTACGAATGGACCCTCGTACGGCCGGAGGAGCCCGCGCCAGAGAAGCTTCCGGTGGACGCCGAGGGGCGCACGTTCAAGCACAAGTTCCGCAAGAGCGGCGACTACACCGTCTATCTGACCGCGCGCGACGCCTACGGCCTCAAAGCGCCGGCGACGCGCAAGGCGCAGGTCCACGTGACACTCTGA
- a CDS encoding TIGR00282 family metallophosphoesterase encodes MRLLMVGDIVGRPGRTAAHRLIPALRREHGVDFVVANAENAAGGIGITREIAVELLEQGGVDVVTLGNHAWAKREVYGYLDGEPRVLRPVNYPPGAPGHGHGLFQTPAGPVGVAVVQGRVFMEAIDDPFRAADAVLADLRRAAPIVLVDLHAEATSEKQAIGWYVDGRATAVLGTHTHVQTADERVLPNGTAYITDVGMTGPIDSVIGMSRETVLARFTTSVPTRFEVADGPARLCAVLVEADAGTGRALRIERIQVMSEGK; translated from the coding sequence ATGCGGTTGCTGATGGTCGGCGACATCGTGGGCCGGCCGGGACGCACGGCGGCCCATCGGCTGATCCCGGCGTTGCGCCGCGAGCACGGAGTCGATTTCGTGGTGGCCAACGCGGAGAACGCGGCGGGCGGGATCGGGATCACTCGCGAGATCGCGGTGGAACTGCTGGAGCAGGGCGGCGTCGACGTGGTCACGCTGGGCAACCACGCGTGGGCCAAGCGGGAGGTGTACGGGTATCTGGACGGGGAGCCGCGCGTGCTGCGACCGGTGAACTACCCGCCTGGCGCTCCCGGCCATGGCCACGGCCTGTTTCAGACGCCCGCGGGCCCGGTCGGCGTGGCGGTCGTGCAGGGCCGCGTCTTCATGGAGGCTATCGACGACCCGTTCCGCGCCGCCGATGCGGTGCTCGCCGACCTCCGGCGCGCCGCGCCCATCGTGTTGGTGGACCTTCACGCGGAGGCCACCAGCGAGAAGCAGGCCATCGGGTGGTATGTTGATGGCCGGGCGACCGCCGTCCTGGGAACGCATACGCACGTGCAGACCGCCGACGAGCGCGTGTTGCCGAACGGGACGGCCTACATCACCGATGTCGGCATGACCGGCCCCATCGACTCGGTGATCGGGATGAGCCGCGAGACCGTCCTTGCGCGGTTCACGACGTCGGTGCCAACGCGCTTTGAGGTTGCCGACGGACCCGCTCGGCTGTGCGCCGTCCTCGTCGAGGCGGACGCTGGCACCGGGCGCGCACTGCGGATCGAGCGCATTCAGGTCATGTCCGAGGGGAAGTAG
- the rny gene encoding ribonuclease Y: protein MSGGEASVHTTLIITDIVVLVLAAAFLFRNLAQARSVDAEAREKLSGIERSREEAAREIEARKREALVEAKDEAYRIRADIERENREKRAELQRLERRLAQKEEALERRLEGSEKRERGLQSREAEAESACREAEANVAAQRAELQRISGLGTDEARAMFLKAVEQEARLDAARLLRDIEEEARREAERRARGHITHAIQRCAVDQTSETTVSVVPLPTDEMKGRIIGREGRNIRAFETLSGVDLIIDDTPEAVVLSAFDPIRREVARIALTNLIIDGRIHPGRIEEAIRKAQSEVEQRILDAGAHAVLETGLTGLAPEIVRLLGKMKYRTSYGQNVLAHSVEVSHLCGLLAAEVGADPRVARRAGLLHDIGKAVDHEVDGPHAVIGADILRRHREHPEVIQAVEGHHYDTEPTSIEAMLVICADSISASRPGARRETLETYVKRVKRLEEIAESFNGVEKTFAVQAGREVRLIVRPEQVDDLSAIRLARDLARRIEEEMEYPGQIKVTVIRETRAVDFAK, encoded by the coding sequence ATGTCTGGAGGTGAGGCAAGCGTGCACACCACACTGATCATAACCGACATCGTTGTTCTGGTACTTGCTGCGGCATTCCTGTTTCGCAACCTCGCGCAAGCCCGCTCGGTCGACGCCGAGGCGCGTGAGAAGCTCTCCGGAATCGAACGGTCGCGCGAGGAGGCTGCCAGAGAGATCGAGGCCCGCAAGCGCGAGGCGCTCGTCGAGGCCAAAGACGAGGCCTACCGCATCCGCGCGGACATCGAGCGTGAGAACCGCGAGAAGCGCGCCGAGCTGCAGCGGCTGGAGCGCAGGCTGGCTCAGAAGGAGGAGGCGCTCGAGCGCCGCCTGGAGGGTTCTGAGAAGCGGGAGCGCGGCCTGCAGAGTCGCGAGGCGGAAGCCGAGAGTGCCTGCCGCGAGGCCGAGGCCAACGTGGCCGCGCAGCGCGCCGAGCTCCAGCGGATCTCCGGCCTCGGCACCGACGAAGCGCGCGCCATGTTCCTCAAGGCGGTCGAACAGGAGGCTCGGCTCGACGCCGCACGACTCTTGCGCGACATCGAGGAGGAGGCCCGCCGAGAGGCCGAGCGGCGCGCGCGCGGGCACATCACGCACGCCATACAGCGCTGCGCGGTCGATCAGACCTCGGAGACCACGGTATCGGTCGTGCCCTTGCCAACCGACGAGATGAAGGGCCGCATCATCGGCCGCGAGGGGCGCAACATTCGCGCGTTTGAGACGCTCAGCGGCGTCGACCTGATCATCGACGACACGCCGGAGGCCGTGGTGCTTTCCGCCTTCGACCCGATCCGGCGCGAGGTCGCGCGGATTGCCCTGACGAACCTGATCATCGATGGGCGGATCCACCCGGGGCGCATCGAGGAGGCGATCCGCAAGGCGCAGTCCGAGGTGGAGCAACGCATCCTGGACGCGGGCGCGCACGCCGTGCTGGAGACGGGCCTCACCGGCCTCGCGCCGGAGATCGTGCGGCTGTTGGGCAAGATGAAGTACCGCACGAGCTACGGCCAGAACGTGCTGGCTCACTCGGTTGAGGTGAGCCATCTTTGCGGTCTGCTCGCCGCGGAGGTGGGAGCCGATCCGCGGGTAGCGCGCCGCGCCGGGCTGCTGCACGACATCGGCAAGGCCGTCGACCACGAGGTGGACGGTCCGCATGCCGTGATCGGCGCCGACATCCTGCGCCGTCACCGGGAGCACCCGGAGGTGATCCAGGCGGTCGAGGGGCATCACTACGACACGGAGCCGACCTCCATCGAGGCGATGCTTGTGATCTGCGCCGATTCCATCTCGGCCAGCAGGCCAGGCGCCCGGCGCGAAACGTTGGAGACCTACGTCAAGCGCGTCAAGCGGCTTGAGGAGATCGCCGAGAGCTTCAACGGCGTGGAGAAGACGTTCGCCGTTCAGGCCGGCCGGGAGGTGCGGCTGATCGTACGGCCCGAGCAGGTGGACGACCTCTCCGCCATCCGCCTTGCCCGTGACCTGGCCCGCCGCATTGAAGAGGAGATGGAGTACCCTGGCCAGATCAAGGTGACCGTCATCCGAGAGACGCGCGCGGTGGACTTCGCGAAGTAG
- a CDS encoding HD domain-containing protein — MELTDRFARAAAEAARLHRGQMRKGSGTPYVAHLLAVAALALEHGADEDEAIAALLHDALEDQGGEPTRERIARRFGERAAAIVTGCSDAVDLPKPPWLPRKEAFLARLPGESRSVRLVTACDKLHNARSLTRDLLEDGGAVWSRFHGGREGTLWFYRTVAQAYDGPAGADLPAALLRELREALRALEEAAA, encoded by the coding sequence ATGGAGCTCACGGATCGCTTCGCACGCGCCGCGGCGGAGGCGGCACGTCTGCACCGCGGGCAGATGCGCAAGGGCAGCGGTACGCCGTACGTGGCGCATCTTCTGGCCGTGGCGGCGCTCGCCCTGGAGCACGGCGCCGACGAGGACGAAGCCATCGCGGCGTTGCTGCATGACGCCCTGGAGGACCAGGGAGGGGAGCCGACACGTGAGCGGATCGCGCGGCGATTTGGCGAGCGCGCGGCGGCGATCGTCACGGGCTGCAGCGACGCCGTGGACCTCCCGAAGCCTCCGTGGCTTCCGCGGAAGGAGGCGTTCCTGGCGCGGCTGCCTGGCGAGAGCCGCTCGGTTCGGCTCGTGACAGCGTGCGACAAGCTCCACAACGCGCGGTCGCTGACGCGCGACCTGCTGGAGGATGGAGGAGCGGTCTGGAGTCGGTTCCACGGCGGGCGCGAGGGAACGCTGTGGTTCTACCGCACGGTCGCGCAGGCGTATGACGGTCCGGCGGGAGCCGACTTGCCGGCGGCGCTGCTGCGCGAGCTGCGCGAGGCCTTGCGAGCGCTCGAGGAGGCGGCGGCATGA
- a CDS encoding regulatory protein RecX, with amino-acid sequence MTPEETARQAALRYVDFAPRTAAQVRRRLLRDGHDDTVIDGVLGFLARAGLVDDERFSRDWVESRGTRKGLGRARLGAELRGKGVPRDTAEEALASLSPADELAAAAEAARKRLGSDSLGDPAVRRRLAGFLQRRGYDWETIAQVMALLREEPA; translated from the coding sequence ATGACCCCGGAGGAGACGGCCAGGCAGGCCGCGCTGCGGTATGTCGACTTTGCGCCGAGGACGGCCGCGCAGGTGCGCCGGCGGCTGTTGCGCGACGGCCACGACGACACCGTGATCGACGGCGTGCTCGGGTTCCTTGCGCGCGCCGGTCTCGTGGACGACGAGCGGTTCAGCCGCGACTGGGTGGAGAGCCGCGGCACGCGAAAGGGCCTCGGCCGCGCCCGGCTCGGTGCCGAGCTGCGCGGCAAGGGCGTGCCGCGCGACACCGCCGAGGAGGCGCTGGCCTCGCTCTCCCCGGCGGACGAGCTCGCGGCGGCGGCCGAGGCCGCGCGAAAGCGCCTTGGTTCGGATTCCCTCGGCGACCCGGCCGTGCGGCGCCGCCTGGCGGGCTTCCTGCAGAGACGGGGCTACGACTGGGAGACCATCGCGCAGGTGATGGCCTTGCTGCGTGAGGAGCCCGCGTGA